One part of the Neodiprion virginianus isolate iyNeoVirg1 chromosome 3, iyNeoVirg1.1, whole genome shotgun sequence genome encodes these proteins:
- the LOC124300990 gene encoding 18S rRNA aminocarboxypropyltransferase isoform X1 has translation MCNEKLEARRSNLQRQGQKQRDSAEDIDISIFSPRNNRVCINRKMSSRSKKYKGKIVDRRKRRSVGKEEKYRQEGDRSDPSDSEDAGAEEAFRVSFPVAMWDLEHCDPKKCSGRKLSRHGLVETLRLGTRFPGLVVTPVGEKCVSPLDKHIVGEHGCAVVDCSWARLDDTPFARMRTPYPRLLPFLVAANPINYGKPCQLSCVEAIAATLIITGFPEEAAYYLGKFSWGHSFMELNSELLEKYALCVDSEEVIRVQNKFLADARTEKSQRSSEPDLPHYDSESEEETETPKSVAEPILVAEGK, from the exons ATGTGCAACGAAAAACTCGAAGCACGAAGGTCCAATTTACAACGCCAAGGCCAGAAGCAAAGGGACAG TGCTGAGGATATAGATATAAGTATCTTCAGTCCACGGAATAACCGTGTCTGTATTAACCGTAAAATGTCGTCACGGAGCAAGAAATATAAAGGGAAAATCGTAGACCGCCGAAAACGACGTTCGGTTGGAAAAGAGGAGAAATATCGTCAAGAAGGCGACAGATCGGATCCGTCGGACTCTGAAGATGCTGGAG CTGAAGAGGCTTTCAGAGTTTCATTCCCGGTGGCGATGTGGGATCTCGAACATTGCGACCCGAAGAAATGTTCCGGCCGAAAACTCTCCAGGCACGGTCTCGTAGAAACTTTGAGATTAGGAACCAGATTTCCTGGTTTGGTTGTGACCCCAGTTGGTGAGAAG TGTGTAAGCCCGTTGGATAAACATATTGTTGGTGAACACGGATGTGCAGTCGTTGACTGCAGCTGGGCAAGATTAGATGATACACCATTTGCAAGAATGCGAACTCCATATCCTCGGCTGCTGCCTTTTCTGGTCGCAGCTAATCCCATAAATTATGGAAAGCCATGTCAACTAAGCTGTGTCGAAGCAATTGCAGCGACATTAATTATAACTGGATTTCCCGAGGAAGCTGCTTACTATCTTGGGAAATTTTCCTGGGGTCATTCTTTCATGGAACTAAACTCGGAGCTATTAGAAAAATATGCGCTTTGCGTGGACAGTGAAGAAGTTATAAgggttcaaaataaattcctGGCCGATGCTAGGACAGAGAAATCTCAAAGGAGTT CTGAACCAGATCTCCCACATTATGATAGTGAATCCGAAGAGGAGACGGAAACTCCTAAATCGGTTGCAGAGCCAATTTTAGTTGCAGAAGGAAAATAA
- the LOC124300990 gene encoding 18S rRNA aminocarboxypropyltransferase isoform X2 produces MACATTTPCAEDIDISIFSPRNNRVCINRKMSSRSKKYKGKIVDRRKRRSVGKEEKYRQEGDRSDPSDSEDAGAEEAFRVSFPVAMWDLEHCDPKKCSGRKLSRHGLVETLRLGTRFPGLVVTPVGEKCVSPLDKHIVGEHGCAVVDCSWARLDDTPFARMRTPYPRLLPFLVAANPINYGKPCQLSCVEAIAATLIITGFPEEAAYYLGKFSWGHSFMELNSELLEKYALCVDSEEVIRVQNKFLADARTEKSQRSSEPDLPHYDSESEEETETPKSVAEPILVAEGK; encoded by the exons ATGGCTTGCGCAACTACTACACCCTG TGCTGAGGATATAGATATAAGTATCTTCAGTCCACGGAATAACCGTGTCTGTATTAACCGTAAAATGTCGTCACGGAGCAAGAAATATAAAGGGAAAATCGTAGACCGCCGAAAACGACGTTCGGTTGGAAAAGAGGAGAAATATCGTCAAGAAGGCGACAGATCGGATCCGTCGGACTCTGAAGATGCTGGAG CTGAAGAGGCTTTCAGAGTTTCATTCCCGGTGGCGATGTGGGATCTCGAACATTGCGACCCGAAGAAATGTTCCGGCCGAAAACTCTCCAGGCACGGTCTCGTAGAAACTTTGAGATTAGGAACCAGATTTCCTGGTTTGGTTGTGACCCCAGTTGGTGAGAAG TGTGTAAGCCCGTTGGATAAACATATTGTTGGTGAACACGGATGTGCAGTCGTTGACTGCAGCTGGGCAAGATTAGATGATACACCATTTGCAAGAATGCGAACTCCATATCCTCGGCTGCTGCCTTTTCTGGTCGCAGCTAATCCCATAAATTATGGAAAGCCATGTCAACTAAGCTGTGTCGAAGCAATTGCAGCGACATTAATTATAACTGGATTTCCCGAGGAAGCTGCTTACTATCTTGGGAAATTTTCCTGGGGTCATTCTTTCATGGAACTAAACTCGGAGCTATTAGAAAAATATGCGCTTTGCGTGGACAGTGAAGAAGTTATAAgggttcaaaataaattcctGGCCGATGCTAGGACAGAGAAATCTCAAAGGAGTT CTGAACCAGATCTCCCACATTATGATAGTGAATCCGAAGAGGAGACGGAAACTCCTAAATCGGTTGCAGAGCCAATTTTAGTTGCAGAAGGAAAATAA
- the LOC124300985 gene encoding uncharacterized protein LOC124300985, translating into MPGCAAIGCNNRSEKGYNMKCFPRDPQLRKEWQERVGRANWAPSKNSFLCHAHFEADQWVQTKKGKLRLKRDAIPSIFTETSTRKSPNKRRLQNEQQDIDDWSLSNLKKMRTLDDYNYTLEFLDDDEYELTCDMKRNKTRIIAQGDGTMCKSIALGSEIEQDITAGEENNHDLAYRIVTEKDIPGLKKQNVIIVSDENNREIGKLVNNNENVIIVADENNKEIGHIVVDNTLFIQENLDVGKQSQISTDNKQQIQNSYDDIEERLKQICNGEEATDDPKAPKDQRVASISVRKDIVCTNNSTVSRSKGALSDKIMKYTDKEIPRNLQLIFGTESGDENKNTSSNTNTQLCVLGEKRETQNTNQGEDCPLKRQAFTSKSVTLNDCNVINVPKAKPSDSMGMRAAMKRKRTREEVMKSIEKTIADLSQRTLSAVKCDQLTRSILRVARARKRAGREDRNIISSSHRKPSDVINGKFELNNGEGSLTNPNFTIRVTGVADDVGEIIAGLEATSGHRTSDKNNDVGSRLSRNLKNISSSKSLLAGQTNARNSLKNGKNPDGLIDLRSDEEQFGDSDSMESEEGFVVERDYEMNNETNVFNTKQVNSSTELSHGQKGEFLHIELDENERRKKVIHKDGSVKIKVEENINSDYENVQSVQQKYSNKPSDLSKELRQKLNAQQEVIKKLTNQLIIYKELETKLVNLKLELQVKNKQIQIFKEKLSKKPQLPEVNSKNESEMKQQAIYKLSNRVNQLEEANKTLMKQIGAEAQNKKYVQNLKQKDEQIKVLNWKLEKASKFLERAEKNANTYKKKMFSMRTSIKQQKAANEKQNKFKNLFIDNASHEFSETALLTAIDIRNSCGLKCYEKLLSYKFPLPSLRTLRRHIMKENNTDRNWGDNDQELIFNGYEEQGIGNEAVESEVTGTVQDIFEESNDLDDLNSNELGEHILSQLGVERMI; encoded by the coding sequence ATGCCAGGGTGCGCTGCAATCGGGTGCAAcaatcgcagcgaaaagggtTACAATATGAAATGTTTCCCTCGTGACCCACAGCTGAGAAAAGAGTGGCAGGAAAGAGTGGGCAGAGCGAACTGGGCACcgtcgaaaaattctttcctcTGTCACGCTCACTTTGAGGCTGACCAGTGGGTGCAGACAAAGAAAGGAAAGCTTAGACTTAAGAGAGACGCTATCCCATCTATATTCACAGAAACGTCAACGAGGAAGTCTCCTAACAAGAGACGTTTACAAAACGAGCAGCAAGACATTGATGATTGGTCACTcagtaatttgaagaaaatgcGAACACTAGATGACTATAATTACACTTTGGAATTCCTCGACGATGATGAATACGAGTTGACATGCgatatgaaaagaaataagacGAGGATAATTGCGCAGGGTGATGGCACAATGTGCAAATCCATAGCACTGGGTAGTGAGATTGAGCAAGATATCACAGCTGGTGAAGAAAATAATCATGATCTTGCATATCGTATTGTTACGGAAAAGGACATCCCGGGATTAAAAAAACAGAACGTGATAATAGTATCTGATGAGAACAACAGGGAGATAGGCAAGCTTGTTAACAACAACGAGAATGTGATAATCGTCGctgatgaaaataacaaagaaattggTCATATCGTAGTTGATAACACCTTGTTTATCCAAGAGAACCTGGACGTTGGAAAACAGTCACAAATAAGCACCGACAATAAGCAGCAGATTCAGAACAGCTATGACGATATTGAAGAAAGATTGAAACAAATTTGCAATGGCGAAGAGGCAACTGATGACCCAAAAGCACCGAAAGATCAGCGAGTTGCTAGTATCTCAGTTCGTAAAGACATTGTTTGCACAAACAATTCGACAGTCTCGAGAAGCAAGGGTGCTTTATCAGATAAGATTATGAAGTACACGGATAAAGAAATCCCAAGAAACTTACAGTTAATATTCGGTACAGAAAGtggagatgaaaataaaaacacaagCAGTAATACAAATACACAACTCTGTGTATTGGGCGAAAAGAGAGAAACGCAAAATACGAATCAAGGGGAAGATTGTCCTTTAAAAAGGCAGGCTTTCACTAGTAAATCTGTAACCCTGAACGATTGTAACGTAATTAATGTCCCTAAAGCGAAGCCAAGTGATTCGATGGGCATGAGAGCTGcaatgaaacgaaaaagaaCCCGAGAAGAAGTGATGAAATCCATTGAGAAAACTATTGCTGATTTATCGCAAAGAACGTTAAGCGCCGTTAAATGTGATCAACTGACACGCTCAATCCTAAGGGTCGCTAGGGCGAGAAAAAGAGCAGGTAGGGAAGACAGAAATATCATTAGTTCCAGTCACAGGAAACCCTCGGATGTGATTAATGGCAAATTTGAACTTAATAACGGCGAAGGTTCTTTGACAAACCCAAACTTTACCATTAGAGTAACCGGAGTTGCCGATGATGTTGGCGAAATTATTGCAGGCTTGGAAGCTACTTCAGGCCATAGGACATCTGACAAAAATAACGATGTTGGTTCAAGGTTGtctagaaatttgaaaaatatttcgtcgTCAAAGTCTTTATTAGCTGGACAAACAAATGCAagaaattcgttaaaaaatggtaaaaaccCAGATGGGTTGATTGATTTAAGGTCTGACGAAGAACAATTTGGTGATTCTGATAGCATGGAAAGTGAAGAAGGGTTTGTAGTTGAGAGAGACTATGAAATGAACAATGAAACAAATGTATTCAACACTAAGCAAGTGAACTCAAGTACCGAACTATCGCATGGGCAAAAGGGGGAATTTCTTCATATAGAATTggatgaaaatgaaaggaggaaaaaagtGATTCATAAAGATGGAAGTGTCAAAATCAAGgttgaagaaaatattaattcagATTATGAAAATGTGCAGTCTGTACAACAAAAGTATTCAAATAAACCTAGTGATCTATCCAAAGAGTTACGGCAAAAATTGAATGCGCAACaagaagtaataaaaaaattaacaaaccaGTTAATCATTTACAAAGAACTGGAAACTAAATTAGTGAATCTAAAATTGGAACTAcaagtaaaaaacaaacagataCAGATATTTAAAGAAAAGCTTAGTAAAAAGCCACAATTGCCTGAGGTAAACTCCAAAAATGAATCTGAAATGAAACAGCAGGCCATATATAAACTTAGCAATAGAGTTAATCAGCTGGAAGAAGCTAACAAAACACTGATGAAACAGATAGGCGCCGAGgctcaaaataaaaaatatgttcagAATCTGAAACAAAAGGATGAACAGATTAAGGTATTGAACTGGAAGCTTGAGAAGGCGTCAAAGTTCTTGGAGAGAGCGGAGAAGAATGCTAatacgtacaaaaaaaaaatgttcagcaTGCGGACGTCGATTAAGCAGCAAAAAGCTGCGAACGAGAAgcaaaacaaatttaaaaacctGTTTATCGATAATGCGTCGCATGAGTTCTCCGAGACTGCACTGCTCACAGCTATCGATATTAGAAACAGTTGCGGACTGAAATGTTATGAAAAGTTATTAAGTTACAAATTTCCATTACCATCTTTGAGAACACTACGCAGACATATTATGAAAGAGAATAATACTGATCGGAATTGGGGAGACAATGACCAGGAACTGATATTTAACGGGTATGAAGAGCAGGGAATAGGCAATGAAGCTGTCGAAAGTGAAGTCACTGGTACTGTCCAAGATATTTTTGAAGAGAGCAATGATCTCGATGACTTGAATTCCAACGAATTGGGAGAGCACATTTTATCGCAGCTGGGTGTGGAGAGAATGATATAG
- the LOC124300991 gene encoding 15-hydroxyprostaglandin dehydrogenase [NAD(+)]-like, with translation MEVKGRVALVTGAASGIGKAYAEELLDHGAKVSICDINVEDGEKLVESLAARHGKDRVIFCSCDVTDYPQFEESFRTTIATFGRLDIVINNAGIMNDRFWELEVDINLNGVIRGTLLAQRFLGTDRGGRGGIVVNTGSNVGINPYVSVPIYSATKTAIVGLTRAYGDQYHVGLTGIKVMALCPSATDTHLVRDVGKQLFSTRYEDAWCRDTAATVPQKAEHVAKALIHVISMGKSGSIWYVENGQPPYQLTFADH, from the exons ATGGAAGTTAAAGGTCGCGTGGCCCTTGTGACCGGGGCAGCTTCCGGTATCGGTAAAGCTTATGCCGAAGAGCTTCTCGATCATGGAGCCAAG GTATCGATATGCGACATCAACGTCGAGGATGGCGAGAAGTTGGTTGAGAGTCTAGCTGCACGACATGGAAAAGACCGTGTAATATTTTGTTCATGTGACGTAACTGATTACCCACAATTTGAAG AATCTTTTCGTACTACGATCGCAACTTTTGGGCGACTCGACATAGTCATAAACAATGCAGGGATTATGAACGATCGGTTTTGGGAACTGGAAGTCGACATCAATCTT aatggTGTGATCCGCGGTACGCTACTCGCTCAACGTTTTCTTGGAACAGACCGTGGTGGAAGAGGGGGCATTGTCGTCAACACAGGAAGCAACGTTGGAATCAACCCTTACGTCAGCGTCCCCATTTATTCGGCTACGAAGACAGCGATTGTTGGCCTTACGAGGGCATACGGA GATCAGTATCATGTTGGACTGACCGGTATCAAAGTAATGGCGCTGTGCCCTAGTGCGACAGACACTCATTTGGTACGTGACGTTGGAAAACAGTTGTTTTCAACACGTTATGAGGATGCTTGGTGTCGAGATACAGCTGCCACAGTTCCTCAAAA aGCGGAACACGTTGCAAAGGCGTTAATCCACGTGATAAGCATGGGAAAAAGTGGTAGCATTTGGTATGTGGAAAATGGTCAGCCACCATATCAGCTTACGTTTGCTGATCATTAG